The Dioscorea cayenensis subsp. rotundata cultivar TDr96_F1 chromosome 19, TDr96_F1_v2_PseudoChromosome.rev07_lg8_w22 25.fasta, whole genome shotgun sequence genome includes a window with the following:
- the LOC120283530 gene encoding uncharacterized protein LOC120283530 encodes MGKAAGRDWLQIYSIYGTDEWQTVGFLAVNAAAFAAAAILLLLYFSPFLALLHSLLPAAPLPALRYAAGFSGSVVAFTSAGLLYAAANVLYSSIPLRWEMAQRMVAAVPDWSAVRTALDVGCGRGILLNSVAMQLKKGGSSGRVVGLDRRRETAVAALRRAGAEGVQEYVTCREGDARGLPFADGYFDVVVSAVHLSGLGGGGAAAEAAAERGKGLGEVVRVLKAGGVGVVWDLVCVPEYAQRLREMRMEEIRVSERVTAYMVSSYIVSFRKPLAPPLDHYQPSDWRTTIIC; translated from the coding sequence ATGGGGAAGGCGGCCGGGCGAGATTGGCTGCAGATCTACTCGATCTACGGCACCGACGAGTGGCAGACGGTGGGGTTCCTCGCTGTAAACGCGGCGGCCTTCGCGGCGGCGGCGATTCTCTTGCTTCTCTACTTCTCCCCATTCCTGGCTCTCCTCCACTCCCTCCTGCCCGCGGCTCCGCTTCCCGCCCTCCGCTACGCCGCCGGATTCTCCGGCTCCGTCGTCGCCTTCACCTCCGCAGGACTCCTCTACGCTGCTGCTAacgtcctctactcatccatcCCCTTGCGGTGGGAGATGGCGCAGCGGATGGTCGCCGCCGTGCCGGACTGGTCCGCAGTCCGCACCGCGCTGGACGTAGGGTGCGGACGGGGGATCCTTCTCAACTCCGTAGCGATGCAACTAAAGAAAGGGGGTAGTAGCGGGAGAGTGGTGGGGTTGGACCGGCGGCGTGAGACGGCCGTGGCAGCACTCCGACGGGCGGGGGCAGAGGGGGTGCAGGAGTACGTGACGTGCAGGGAGGGGGACGCCAGGGGTTTACCATTCGCCGACGGGTACTTCGACGTCGTAGTGTCGGCAGTGCATCTGAGTGGATTGGGAGGGGGAGGGGCGGCGGCGGAGGCTGCGGCGGAGAGGGGAAAAGGGCTCGGAGAagtggttagggttttgaaggcAGGAGGAGTGGGGGTAGTGTGGGATCTGGTGTGCGTGCCGGAGTACGCGCAGAGGCTGAGAGAGATGCGAATGGAGGAGATCCGGGTGTCGGAGAGGGTCACCGCTTACATGGTTAGTAGCTACATCGTTTCCTTTCGAAAACCTCTTGCTCCACCTCTGGATCATTACCAGCCGTCCGATTGGAGAACAACCATCATCTGCTAA
- the LOC120250401 gene encoding kelch-like protein 8: MGSLASIHGSQHRIYATFCLRSSCRSTKNKYCNRLEFYNPSDNSWRCAGPIPGIPENHTLKGFAMVSISNFIYIIGGKLCKKENKDQERDITVRVEVLRYDVNTREWSTCTPMTTPRFNFACAVCDEKVYVAGGQCTVLTARGTASAEVYEPGRDRWVELPGMSRLRYKCVGVVWKGRFHVIGGFVERGDDGTVMPFVVERSSVDVYDEERCEWELMPGMWQLDVPPNQIVAVGERLFSSGDCLNSWKGHVEEYDGKLGIWSVVERSQSDRLNELLMSSSSWEGRMERVYVTMGAIGMRLYFLGGYRRGEECVKMVYTFDMGVEGREGWRSLEPLVVLDHEEEVMEEEEEEEEEECVMELCSHCCVVQL, translated from the coding sequence ATGGGCTCTTTAGCATCAATCCATGGAAGCCAACACCGGATATATGCAACATTCTGTCTCCGATCATCGTGTAGGAGCACAAAGAACAAGTATTGCAACAGGCTAGAGTTCTACAACCCGTCCGACAACTCATGGCGATGCGCCGGACCGATCCCGGGAATTCCAGAGAACCACACACTGAAAGGCTTCGCCATGGTATCAATATCCAACTTCATCTACATCATTGGTGGCAAGCTTTGcaagaaagagaacaaagaTCAAGAACGAGACATCACCGTCCGAGTTGAAGTTCTCCGGTACGACGTGAACACAAGAGAGTGGTCAACATGCACGCCGATGACCACCCCGAGGTTCAACTTTGCATGTGCAGTGTGTGATGAGAAAGTGTACGTGGCCGGAGGACAGTGCACAGTGTTGACAGCGCGTGGGACGGCGTCAGCGGAGGTTTATGAACCGGGACGAGACAGGTGGGTGGAGTTGCCGGGGATGAGCCGGCTGAGATACAAATGTGTCGGAGTTGTGTGGAAAGGGAGGTTTCATGTGATCGGAGGGTTTGTGGAAAGAGGAGATGATGGGACTGTGATGCCGTTTGTGGTGGAAAGGAGCTCGGTGGACGTTTATGATGAGGAACGGTGTGAGTGGGAGTTGATGCCGGGAATGTGGCAGTTGGACGTGCCGCCAAACCAGATAGTGGCAGTTGGTGAAAGGTTGTTTAGTTCTGGAGACTGTTTGAACTCTTGGAAAGGTCATGTGGAAGAGTATGATGGGAAGTTGGGAATATGGAGTGTGGTGGAGAGATCACAGAGTGATAGGTTGAATGAGTTGTTgatgtcatcatcatcatgggaAGGGAGGATGGAGAGGGTGTATGTGACAATGGGGGCAATAGGGATGAGGTTGTATTTTCTTGGAGGGTATAGGAGAGGGGAAGAGTGTGTGAAGATGGTTTATACTTTTGATATGGGAGTGGAAGGGAGGGAAGGGTGGAGGAGTTTGGAGCCTTTGGTTGTTTTGGATCATGAGGAGGAGGtcatggaggaggaggaggaggaggaagaagaggagtgTGTTATGGAGCTTTGTAGTCATTGTTGTGTTGTTCAATTGTGA